AACCAAAACAGGTTTTTTAACCAACTTCTCTTGCTTTAAAAAAAGCATAACCGCTATTGCCTGAAGTGTTTTACCAAGCCCCATATCATCGGCTAAGATCACTCCAAAACCATTTAAAAGATTATTGACAGCCCATAAAAATCCACTTTTTTGATACTCTCTTAAAGTCGCTCTCACAGGTGGTAAAGAGTACTCTTTGAGTTTGAAAATATCATCTATGAAAACTTTTAGAGTCTCATCCAGTTCCAAATCATCATTGAAATTAAGATGTAGCAGATCAAACTTGCTCAACTTTTTATGTTTTTGCATCTGTTTAAAGATGTAATCGACCTCTTTAGGATCGAGATAGATAAACTGCTCTTTAAATTTAACAAGCTTTTTACCACTCTTTAAAAGCTCTTCAAACTCCTCTTTTGAAACCTCTTTATCACCAATTGCAAGGAAAAAGTCATACTCTAAAAGTTTATCAAGGCTCAAAAAGGTGGTTAAGTTTTGGGACTTCACTGTTGCTCTGATTTTTAGTTTTGGACGCAGAAGCTTTTGCAACTCTTTTGGAATAACCACACCAATTCCAAGATCTTGTATGATCTCCTTTTGCTCCAAAATAAACTTTTCAAGCCTCTCAAAATCTAAAATAACCTCTTTTTGTTTTGTTAAACTCTCTATCTCTTGAAGTGTGTCAGCAAATTTAACAATCAGTTTATAGACTGTAATTCTACTCTTCTCATCATCTATCTTATGGATATTTTTACCATTTGCCAAAAACTGCATAGTGTAGTCATTATCTCTGTTCTCTATGACAATGGTAAACTTTATATTGCTATGCAGAATATCAAAAATAGAGAAGTAGCGATCAAGACTTTTTAAGCTATCTCTTAACTCAAAACTCTCTGTAACTCTTTTACCTCTAAAAAGAAGATCAAAAAGAGTCTCATATATCCTGTCACCTTTACCCTTTTTCATAGGGAAGTTCAAGGCTTTGGTTAGCTCACTCAAAAATATTGAGAGCAAAATCTCATTGGTCGACTTTGGAGCCAATGCCTTTTTATCGACATATAGCACCTCTGGAGTTAACTTTTGTAACTCAAGTAACTGCTTTTGAATACTTAAAGGTGATAGAAGCGGTTTTGCAATCGCTATGTAACTTCTATTATCTTTTAAAATATCAAAAACAAATCCGTTTGCATTTGAGAGCAGATAAGCAACCCTGAAAAAGTGGTAAAAGTAGTTAAACTTCTCATTACCTTCACTACTTGAAAATGCCAAAAAGAGCCTTGCAAACTCTAAAATAGAGAGTTCAAGAGTATCACTTTCTTTACCAAAAAATTTCTCAATACTCTCTCTTGTTAAAAGAGAGTGAGTTATTTCGATCCTGTAATCTAAAATATTTTTAGAGCTTACTACTTTAAAATCTGCCGTTTTAAACACTCTCTCAATCAACTCAATATGCTCATTTTGATCAGGGTAAACAACAGTAGCCAAAAATCTGTTTGCAAATTTATAAAAATCACCTAAAACTTTATGAAAGTCTATAGATACAAATGATGGATTTGGTTGAAGTTTTGAGAGAATAAACTCTTTAAAATAATTAAACTTTATAATATCAATCTCTTCATTTACTACTGTTTGACCTTGACTCTCTTCAAGCTCAAATGGGTATGCTATGTCTAACTCATTCTCTATTTTGTAGTGGTTTATTAGCTCAACACCTCTTATCTCAAAGAGTAAAAATGGATTATTGTCTATCATTGAGGTTAAAACAAAATATACTCCTGCCATATGTTTACAAGGATCACCCCAATCAGGACAACTGCAACTTCTTTTTAATTCACTAAAATCTTTGGGAAAGAGTTCTATGCCTTCGATTTTGAGCAGTTCTAAAAGTGTTGATGGAAGCTCACCATTAATGATAGAAGCTAAAATAAGCGGGTTTGAATCGATAATAGAGTAGATTTTTTCTATCTCTTTAGAAGAGAGCGGATTGAACTTTAGTTTTACATTGTAGTATGGGTCCCAATTACCTCTGACCTTAGCTTTTATCTCATTTTTGTTAACAGATAGATCATAAACTTTTCCGCTACTTGCATAACTTCTTCCTCTGCCAACCCTTGCATCATAGCTATATAACCTATTTAGTGCATCAAGAAAGTAACCGCCCCATACACTCTTTCCATAAACTGGTCTTGCCATACATAAACCTATTAATTTAAATCATTTTTAAAAAAGCCTCTGCAGTATAGAATGATCCAAAGA
Above is a window of Hydrogenimonas thermophila DNA encoding:
- a CDS encoding SNF2-related protein, producing the protein MARPVYGKSVWGGYFLDALNRLYSYDARVGRGRSYASSGKVYDLSVNKNEIKAKVRGNWDPYYNVKLKFNPLSSKEIEKIYSIIDSNPLILASIINGELPSTLLELLKIEGIELFPKDFSELKRSCSCPDWGDPCKHMAGVYFVLTSMIDNNPFLLFEIRGVELINHYKIENELDIAYPFELEESQGQTVVNEEIDIIKFNYFKEFILSKLQPNPSFVSIDFHKVLGDFYKFANRFLATVVYPDQNEHIELIERVFKTADFKVVSSKNILDYRIEITHSLLTRESIEKFFGKESDTLELSILEFARLFLAFSSSEGNEKFNYFYHFFRVAYLLSNANGFVFDILKDNRSYIAIAKPLLSPLSIQKQLLELQKLTPEVLYVDKKALAPKSTNEILLSIFLSELTKALNFPMKKGKGDRIYETLFDLLFRGKRVTESFELRDSLKSLDRYFSIFDILHSNIKFTIVIENRDNDYTMQFLANGKNIHKIDDEKSRITVYKLIVKFADTLQEIESLTKQKEVILDFERLEKFILEQKEIIQDLGIGVVIPKELQKLLRPKLKIRATVKSQNLTTFLSLDKLLEYDFFLAIGDKEVSKEEFEELLKSGKKLVKFKEQFIYLDPKEVDYIFKQMQKHKKLSKFDLLHLNFNDDLELDETLKVFIDDIFKLKEYSLPPVRATLREYQKSGFLWAVNNLLNGFGVILADDMGLGKTLQAIAVMLFLKQEKLVKKPVLVVVPTTLLNNWSKEIEKFAPTLSYSIYYGKGREFKDSDIILTSYQILRRDLEKFKEQKFDMIVIDEAQNIKNPLTSTAQSVKAIKSRYRVALSGTPVENNLSELWSIFDFAIPRYLKSLKDFQKEYAKEIEINKNQEIAKRLKNITAPFMLRRLKTDKTIINDLPQKIVIDQYITMEKEQAALYGSFLEEMMDNIKKSDSKDRSGLIFKLLISLKQICNHPKNFDNSYDLDYKLSGKSKLLLELLETIIERDEKVLIFTQYTQMGDILEEIIKRELLLEPLYLKGSLSKSKRDELVESFNNDKDKKIFILSLKAGGVGLNLTSANNVIHYDLWFNPAVENQATDRAFRIGQTKNVNVFRFITQNSFEEKIDKMIKAKEELQNLSVSVGESWIGKMSDEELESLFGK